In Vibrio celticus, one genomic interval encodes:
- the lpdA gene encoding dihydrolipoyl dehydrogenase, whose product MSKEIKAQVVVLGSGPAGYSAAFRCADLGLETVLVERYSTLGGVCLNVGCIPSKALLHVSKVIEEAKAMAEHGVVFGEPQTDINKIRIWKEKVVDQLTGGLGGMAKMRNVTVVNGFGKFTGPNSILVEGEGEATTVNFDNAIIAAGSRPIKLPFIPHEDPRIWDSTDALELNEVPEKLLIMGGGIIGLEMGTVYHSLGSKVEVVEMFDQVIPAADKDIVKVFTKRIKNKFKLMLETKVTAVEAKEDGIYVSMEGKKAPAEAERYDAVLVAIGRVPNGALIDAEKAGIEVDERGFINVDKQMRTNVPHIHAIGDVVGQPMLAHKGVHEGHVAAEVISGKKHYFDPKVIPSIAYTEPEVAWVGKTEKEAKAEGINYEVATFPWAASGRAIASDCADGMTKMIFDKETHRVIGGAVVGTNGGELLGEIGLAIEMGCDAEDIALTIHAHPTLHESVGLAAEVFEGSITDLPNKKAVKKKK is encoded by the coding sequence ATGAGCAAAGAAATTAAAGCCCAAGTTGTTGTACTTGGTTCAGGTCCTGCTGGTTACTCAGCGGCATTCCGTTGTGCGGATTTAGGTCTAGAAACAGTACTAGTTGAACGTTACAGCACTCTTGGTGGTGTATGTCTAAACGTTGGTTGTATTCCATCAAAAGCACTTCTTCACGTTTCTAAAGTAATTGAAGAAGCTAAAGCGATGGCAGAGCACGGCGTTGTATTCGGCGAGCCACAAACGGACATCAACAAGATCCGTATTTGGAAAGAAAAAGTAGTTGATCAACTAACTGGCGGTCTTGGCGGTATGGCTAAGATGCGTAACGTTACTGTTGTTAACGGTTTCGGTAAGTTCACTGGTCCTAACAGCATTCTTGTTGAAGGCGAAGGCGAAGCAACAACTGTTAACTTCGACAACGCAATCATTGCTGCGGGTTCTCGCCCAATCAAACTTCCTTTCATCCCACATGAAGACCCACGTATTTGGGATTCTACGGATGCACTAGAACTAAACGAAGTACCTGAAAAACTGCTTATCATGGGCGGCGGTATCATCGGTCTTGAGATGGGTACGGTTTACCACTCTCTAGGTTCTAAAGTTGAAGTTGTAGAGATGTTCGATCAAGTTATCCCTGCTGCGGATAAAGACATCGTTAAAGTCTTCACAAAACGTATTAAGAACAAGTTCAAGCTAATGCTTGAAACTAAAGTAACAGCAGTTGAAGCGAAAGAAGATGGTATCTACGTTTCAATGGAAGGCAAAAAAGCACCAGCTGAAGCTGAGCGCTACGATGCTGTTCTTGTTGCTATCGGTCGTGTTCCAAACGGTGCACTTATCGACGCTGAAAAAGCGGGTATCGAAGTTGATGAGCGTGGTTTCATCAATGTTGATAAGCAAATGCGTACAAACGTTCCTCACATCCATGCGATCGGTGACGTTGTTGGTCAACCAATGCTTGCTCACAAAGGTGTGCATGAAGGTCACGTAGCTGCTGAAGTTATCTCTGGTAAGAAGCACTACTTCGATCCTAAAGTAATCCCATCAATTGCGTACACTGAGCCAGAAGTTGCTTGGGTAGGTAAGACTGAGAAAGAAGCGAAAGCTGAAGGCATCAACTACGAAGTTGCTACTTTCCCTTGGGCTGCTTCTGGTCGTGCAATCGCTTCTGACTGTGCAGACGGTATGACTAAGATGATCTTTGATAAAGAGACTCATCGTGTAATCGGTGGTGCTGTTGTTGGTACTAACGGTGGTGAACTTCTTGGCGAAATCGGCCTAGCAATCGAAATGGGTTGTGATGCAGAAGATATCGCTCTTACTATCCACGCTCACCCAACTCTACACGAGTCTGTTGGTCTAGCTGCGGAAGTATTCGAAGGTTCAATCACTGACCTTCCAAACAAGAAAGCAGTGAAAAAGAAGAAGTAA
- the hpt gene encoding hypoxanthine phosphoribosyltransferase produces the protein MKHTVEVMISEQEVQDRVNELGKQITEHYNGSEDLVLVGLLRGSFVFMADLARAIDLTHQVDFMTASSYGNGMESSRDVRILKDLDDDIQGKDVLLVEDIIDTGNTLTKVKEILSLRGPKSIEICTLLDKPSRREVTVDTKWIGFEIPDEFVVGVGIDYAQKYRHLPYIGKVVPQE, from the coding sequence ATGAAGCATACAGTTGAAGTCATGATCTCTGAGCAAGAAGTTCAGGATCGAGTGAACGAACTAGGCAAACAGATCACGGAACACTACAACGGTAGTGAAGATCTAGTTTTAGTTGGCTTATTGCGTGGATCTTTTGTCTTTATGGCAGATCTTGCTCGTGCTATCGATTTAACGCACCAAGTTGATTTCATGACCGCGTCTAGCTACGGCAACGGCATGGAAAGCTCACGTGATGTTCGTATTTTGAAAGACCTTGATGATGATATCCAAGGTAAAGACGTTCTACTTGTAGAAGATATTATCGATACAGGTAACACGCTGACTAAAGTAAAAGAGATTCTGAGCCTACGTGGTCCTAAGTCTATCGAAATTTGTACGCTACTAGACAAGCCTTCTCGCCGTGAAGTGACTGTAGATACAAAATGGATTGGTTTTGAAATCCCAGACGAGTTTGTTGTTGGTGTTGGTATCGACTACGCACAAAAATATCGTCACCTACCGTACATCGGTAAGGTAGTACCTCAAGAGTAA
- the aceF gene encoding pyruvate dehydrogenase complex dihydrolipoyllysine-residue acetyltransferase, with amino-acid sequence MTIEINVPDIGADEVEVTEILVNVGDKVEEEQSLITVEGDKASMEVPASQAGIVKEIKVAEGDSVSTGSLIMIFEAEGAAAAPAAPAVEAAAPVAAAPAAAAELKEVHVPDIGGDEVEVTEIMVAIGDAVEEEQSLLTVEGDKASMEVPAPFAGIVKEIKIASGDSVSTGSLVMVFEVAGSAPAAAPAPAAAAPVAAAPAASAEKEVNVLDIGGDEVEVTEIMVAVGDTVEEEQSLITVEGDKASMEVPAPFAGTVKEIKIAAGDKVSTGSLIMTFVVEGAAPAPVAAPAQAAAPAAAPAPKAEAPAAAPAAAGDFQENGDYAHASPVVRRLAREFGVNLSKVKGTGRKSRILKEDVQSYVKDALKRLESGAAASGKGGDGSALGLLPWPKVDFSKFGETEVQKLSKIKKISGANLHRNWVMIPHVTQWDNADITELEAFRKEQNAIEAKKDTGMKITPLVFIMKAVAKALEAFPAFNSSLSEDGESIILKKYVNVGIAVDTPNGLVVPVFKDVNNKGIYELSEELMAVSKKARSGKLTAADMQGGCFTISSLGGIGGTAFTPIVNAPEVGILGVSKSEIKPVWNGKEFQPRLQLPLSLSYDHRVIDGAEGARFITFLNSALSDIRRLVL; translated from the coding sequence ATGACAATCGAAATTAATGTACCAGACATCGGTGCTGACGAGGTTGAAGTAACTGAGATTCTTGTAAACGTTGGTGACAAGGTTGAAGAAGAGCAGTCACTGATCACTGTTGAAGGCGACAAAGCTTCAATGGAAGTTCCAGCGTCTCAAGCGGGTATCGTTAAAGAAATCAAAGTAGCGGAAGGCGATTCAGTTTCTACTGGTTCTCTTATCATGATCTTCGAAGCGGAAGGTGCTGCTGCAGCACCGGCTGCGCCAGCAGTTGAAGCGGCGGCACCAGTTGCTGCAGCTCCTGCAGCGGCGGCTGAGCTTAAAGAAGTTCACGTACCAGACATCGGCGGTGATGAAGTTGAAGTAACTGAAATCATGGTTGCTATCGGTGACGCAGTAGAAGAAGAGCAATCTCTTCTTACTGTTGAAGGCGATAAGGCTTCTATGGAAGTTCCTGCACCATTCGCTGGTATCGTTAAAGAAATCAAGATCGCTTCTGGTGATTCAGTTTCTACTGGTTCTCTAGTAATGGTATTCGAAGTGGCTGGTTCAGCACCTGCAGCAGCTCCGGCTCCTGCGGCGGCAGCACCAGTTGCAGCGGCTCCAGCAGCATCTGCTGAGAAAGAAGTAAACGTTCTTGATATCGGTGGTGACGAAGTAGAAGTTACTGAAATCATGGTAGCGGTTGGCGATACAGTAGAAGAAGAGCAATCTCTAATTACTGTTGAAGGCGACAAAGCTTCAATGGAAGTGCCTGCACCATTCGCTGGTACAGTAAAAGAAATCAAGATTGCAGCTGGCGACAAAGTGTCAACTGGCTCTCTAATCATGACTTTCGTAGTTGAAGGCGCAGCTCCTGCTCCTGTTGCAGCACCTGCACAAGCAGCAGCTCCAGCGGCGGCACCTGCTCCTAAAGCAGAAGCACCTGCAGCGGCTCCAGCAGCAGCTGGCGACTTCCAAGAGAACGGTGACTACGCTCACGCTTCTCCAGTAGTTCGTCGTCTAGCTCGTGAATTTGGCGTTAACCTTTCTAAGGTTAAAGGTACTGGTCGTAAGAGCCGTATCCTTAAAGAAGACGTTCAGTCTTACGTTAAAGATGCACTTAAGCGTCTTGAGTCTGGTGCAGCTGCATCTGGCAAAGGCGGCGACGGTTCTGCTCTTGGTCTACTACCATGGCCAAAAGTTGACTTCAGCAAGTTCGGCGAAACTGAAGTTCAGAAGCTTTCTAAGATTAAGAAGATCTCTGGCGCTAACCTGCACCGTAACTGGGTAATGATCCCTCACGTTACACAGTGGGACAACGCAGACATCACTGAGCTAGAAGCATTCCGTAAAGAACAGAACGCAATCGAAGCGAAGAAAGACACTGGCATGAAGATCACTCCACTTGTGTTCATCATGAAAGCTGTCGCTAAAGCGCTAGAAGCATTCCCAGCGTTTAACTCTTCTCTTTCTGAAGATGGCGAAAGCATCATTCTTAAGAAGTACGTAAACGTGGGTATCGCTGTTGATACACCAAACGGTCTAGTTGTTCCTGTCTTCAAAGACGTGAACAATAAAGGTATTTACGAGCTATCAGAAGAGCTAATGGCTGTTTCTAAGAAAGCACGTTCTGGTAAGCTAACAGCGGCAGACATGCAAGGCGGTTGTTTCACAATCTCTAGCCTTGGTGGTATTGGCGGTACTGCATTTACTCCAATCGTAAATGCTCCAGAAGTAGGTATCCTAGGTGTATCTAAGTCTGAAATTAAGCCAGTTTGGAATGGTAAAGAGTTCCAACCACGTCTACAGCTTCCACTGTCTCTATCATACGACCACCGTGTGATCGATGGTGCTGAAGGTGCACGCTTCATTACTTTCCTAAACAGCGCACTATCTGACATTCGTCGTCTAGTACTGTAA
- the ampD gene encoding 1,6-anhydro-N-acetylmuramyl-L-alanine amidase AmpD: protein MGKVTSYCASRKESETKMTISSNGWYDNARHVPSPYFDARPSVEDISLLVVHNISLPPGQFGGPYIEQFFTGKLDSSEHPFFKVIHQMGVSAHCLIRRDGEVVQFVSFLDRAWHAGHSSFAGRDRCNDYSIGIELEGSDFVAYSEQQYQALAQLTETIVSTFPQITTERITGHQYIAPLRKTDPGLVFDWKKFKGKLKA, encoded by the coding sequence ATGGGCAAGGTCACATCTTATTGTGCTAGCAGAAAAGAAAGTGAGACCAAGATGACGATCAGCTCCAACGGATGGTACGACAACGCTCGGCATGTTCCTTCCCCGTATTTTGATGCTAGACCTAGTGTCGAGGATATCTCTCTGCTGGTGGTCCACAACATTAGTTTGCCTCCGGGGCAATTTGGTGGGCCTTACATCGAACAGTTTTTTACAGGCAAGCTAGACTCGTCGGAACACCCATTTTTTAAGGTGATTCACCAAATGGGCGTATCGGCGCACTGCTTGATTCGTCGTGATGGCGAAGTGGTGCAGTTCGTTTCGTTCTTAGACCGAGCTTGGCATGCCGGCCATTCGAGCTTTGCAGGGCGTGACAGATGTAATGATTATTCGATTGGTATTGAACTCGAGGGCAGTGACTTTGTGGCGTATAGCGAGCAGCAGTATCAAGCGCTTGCCCAATTAACAGAAACGATTGTATCCACTTTTCCTCAAATCACCACCGAACGCATCACTGGCCATCAATATATAGCGCCTCTGCGTAAAACTGACCCTGGCTTGGTGTTCGATTGGAAGAAGTTTAAAGGAAAGCTAAAAGCTTAA
- the pdhR gene encoding pyruvate dehydrogenase complex transcriptional repressor PdhR: protein MAYQRIRQPKLSDVIEQELERLIVEGTLAPGQQLPPERELAKQFDVSRPSIREAIQRLEAKRLLTRRQGGGTFVSENIWKSFSDPLLNLLSSHSETQLDLLESRHAMEGISAYFAALRGTDEDFARIQACQEKIRGAQDKGDIEAESAAVMAFLIALTEAAHNVVLLHIVRSLAPLLEQNVLENLKLLHRRKDVVEKVSIHRANIVDAIVSGQPEQAREMSHSHLAYIEETLMDLTKEESRRERSLRRIQQGK from the coding sequence ATGGCTTATCAAAGGATTCGTCAGCCAAAACTCTCCGATGTTATCGAGCAAGAGTTAGAAAGGTTGATAGTGGAAGGAACACTGGCTCCAGGGCAGCAGCTGCCGCCTGAGCGTGAACTGGCGAAACAGTTCGATGTGTCTCGTCCTTCAATCCGAGAAGCGATACAACGTTTAGAAGCAAAACGCCTGCTTACTCGCCGTCAAGGTGGAGGTACGTTTGTTAGCGAAAATATCTGGAAAAGCTTTTCAGATCCTTTGCTTAATTTGTTGTCCTCCCATTCTGAAACCCAACTAGACTTGTTGGAATCGCGTCATGCGATGGAAGGGATTTCGGCTTACTTCGCGGCATTGCGTGGCACTGATGAAGACTTTGCTCGAATTCAAGCATGCCAAGAGAAAATTCGCGGTGCGCAAGATAAGGGCGATATTGAAGCCGAATCTGCAGCGGTGATGGCTTTTCTTATTGCTTTAACAGAGGCAGCGCACAATGTGGTGTTACTGCACATTGTTCGTAGTTTGGCTCCGTTACTTGAACAAAACGTCTTAGAAAATTTAAAGCTGTTGCATCGTCGTAAAGACGTTGTGGAGAAAGTGAGTATACATCGAGCTAACATTGTAGATGCGATCGTTTCAGGACAGCCAGAACAGGCACGTGAAATGTCACACTCTCATTTAGCTTACATCGAAGAAACATTGATGGATTTGACCAAAGAAGAATCGCGTCGCGAACGTTCTTTACGTCGAATTCAACAGGGTAAATAG
- a CDS encoding LuxR/HapR/OpaR family quorum-sensing transcriptional regulator: MDSISKRPRTRLSPLKRKLQLMEIALEVFSRRGIGRGGHADIADIAQVSVATVFNYFPTREDLVDEVLNHVVRQFSNFLSDNIDLDIHAKQNLHNIATEMVTLVAQDSHWLNVWFEWSASTRDEVWPLFVTTNRTNQMLVQNMFSKAIERGEVCDDHDPKHLANLFHGICYSLFIQAKRVETPEELSSLTDSYLNMLCIYK; the protein is encoded by the coding sequence ATGGACTCAATCTCTAAGAGACCTAGAACTAGGCTTTCACCTTTAAAAAGAAAACTTCAGCTGATGGAAATCGCGCTTGAAGTGTTCTCTCGTCGCGGCATTGGCCGTGGTGGTCACGCTGACATTGCAGATATCGCTCAGGTATCAGTAGCAACAGTATTTAACTACTTCCCTACTCGTGAAGATCTGGTTGATGAAGTGCTTAATCATGTTGTCCGTCAATTCTCAAACTTCCTTTCAGACAATATCGATCTAGATATTCACGCAAAACAAAACCTACATAATATTGCGACTGAAATGGTGACACTAGTAGCTCAAGACAGCCACTGGTTGAACGTATGGTTCGAATGGAGCGCATCGACTCGTGATGAAGTATGGCCACTGTTCGTAACAACAAACCGCACTAACCAAATGTTAGTCCAGAACATGTTTAGTAAAGCGATTGAGCGCGGCGAAGTTTGTGACGATCACGATCCTAAGCATCTAGCGAACCTATTCCACGGCATCTGCTACTCGCTATTCATCCAAGCGAAACGTGTAGAAACACCTGAAGAGCTTTCAAGCTTAACAGATAGCTACTTAAACATGCTGTGCATTTATAAATAG
- the aceE gene encoding pyruvate dehydrogenase (acetyl-transferring), homodimeric type, which yields MSDMKHDVDALETQDWLEALESVVREEGVERAQFLLEQVLDKARLDGVDMATGINTNYINTIPAAQEPAYPGDVTLERRIRSIIRWNAIMIVLRASKKDLDLGGHMASYQSAAAFYEVCFNHFFRAPNETDGGDLVYYQGHISPGIYSRAFVEGRLTEEQLDNFRQEVDGKGIPSYPHPKLMPEFWQFPTVSMGLGPISAIYQARFLKYLDGRGLKDTSAQRVYAFLGDGEMDEPESRGAISFAAREKLDNLCFLINCNLQRLDGPVMGNGSIIQELEGLFKGAGWNVVKVIWGSNWDSLLAKDTTGKLLQLMNETIDGDYQTFKSKDGAYVREHFFGKYPETAALVADMTDDQIFELKRGGHDSSKLFAAFNNAKETGGKPTVILAKTVKGYGMGEAAEGKNIAHGVKKMDMTHVQYLRDRLGLQDILSDEKVSELPYLTLEEGSAEYEYLHARRKVLQGYTPARLPKFTQEFKVPELDAFAPLLGEQKRDISTTMAYVRTLNILLKDKNIGKNIVPIICDEARTFGMEGLFRQVGIYNPHGQEYTPEDKGIVSYYKEATSGQVLQEGINELGSMASWVAAATSYSTNDLPMIPFYIYYSMFGFQRIGDMAWLAGDQQARGFLLGATAGRTTLNGEGLQHEDGHSHIQANTIPNCISYDPTFAYELAVIMQDGIRRMYGPEQENVYYYLTVMNENYAMPAMPEGAEEGIRKGIYKLESHAGAKGKVQLMSSGTIMNEARKAAEILSEEYGVASDVFSVTSFNELTRDGQAVERDNMLHPEAEEKVPYITTVLGKEPAIAVTDYMKNYAEQVRAYMPTESYKVLGTDGFGRSDSRANLRRHFEVNAGYIVVAALTELAKRGDIEKSVVVEAIAKFDIDTEKTNPQYA from the coding sequence ATGTCTGACATGAAGCATGACGTTGATGCTCTGGAAACTCAAGATTGGTTAGAAGCTCTTGAGTCAGTAGTACGTGAAGAAGGTGTAGAACGTGCACAGTTTTTACTAGAACAAGTTCTAGATAAAGCGCGTTTAGATGGTGTTGATATGGCTACAGGCATCAACACAAACTACATCAACACAATTCCAGCAGCACAAGAGCCAGCTTACCCTGGTGACGTAACTCTTGAGCGTCGTATTCGTTCGATTATTCGCTGGAACGCAATCATGATCGTATTGCGTGCTTCTAAGAAAGACCTAGACCTTGGTGGTCACATGGCTTCTTACCAGTCAGCAGCAGCGTTCTACGAAGTATGTTTCAACCACTTCTTCCGTGCTCCAAACGAGACTGACGGTGGCGATCTAGTTTATTACCAAGGTCACATCTCTCCAGGTATCTACTCTCGTGCATTCGTTGAAGGTCGTCTAACTGAAGAGCAGCTAGATAACTTCCGTCAAGAAGTTGATGGTAAAGGTATCCCTTCTTACCCGCACCCTAAACTGATGCCTGAGTTCTGGCAGTTCCCTACAGTATCTATGGGTCTAGGTCCGATCTCTGCGATCTACCAAGCGCGCTTCCTTAAGTACCTTGACGGCCGTGGTCTTAAAGATACTTCTGCTCAACGTGTATACGCTTTCCTAGGTGACGGTGAGATGGATGAGCCAGAGTCACGTGGTGCTATCTCTTTCGCTGCGCGTGAGAAGCTAGACAACCTATGTTTCCTAATCAACTGTAACCTACAGCGTCTAGACGGCCCTGTAATGGGTAACGGTAGCATCATCCAAGAACTTGAAGGCCTATTCAAAGGTGCAGGTTGGAACGTTGTTAAAGTTATCTGGGGTAGCAACTGGGATTCTCTACTAGCTAAAGACACGACTGGTAAGCTTCTTCAACTAATGAACGAAACTATCGATGGTGACTACCAGACATTCAAATCTAAAGATGGCGCATACGTACGTGAGCACTTCTTTGGTAAGTATCCAGAAACAGCTGCACTAGTTGCAGACATGACTGACGACCAAATCTTCGAACTGAAGCGTGGTGGTCACGATTCTTCTAAACTGTTCGCTGCATTCAACAATGCAAAAGAGACAGGTGGCAAGCCAACAGTAATCCTAGCTAAAACAGTTAAAGGTTACGGCATGGGTGAAGCTGCAGAAGGTAAGAACATCGCTCACGGTGTTAAGAAGATGGACATGACTCACGTACAATACCTACGTGACCGTCTAGGCCTACAAGACATCCTTTCTGATGAGAAAGTGTCTGAGCTTCCTTACCTGACTCTAGAAGAAGGTTCTGCTGAGTACGAATACCTACATGCTCGTCGTAAAGTCCTACAAGGTTACACGCCAGCACGTCTGCCTAAATTTACTCAAGAATTCAAAGTTCCTGAGCTAGACGCATTCGCACCTCTACTAGGTGAACAGAAGCGTGATATCTCTACAACTATGGCCTATGTACGTACGCTAAACATCCTTCTTAAAGATAAGAACATTGGTAAGAACATCGTTCCTATCATCTGTGATGAAGCTCGTACATTCGGTATGGAAGGTCTATTCCGTCAGGTTGGTATCTACAACCCACACGGTCAAGAATACACACCTGAAGATAAAGGCATCGTTTCTTACTACAAAGAAGCAACGTCTGGTCAAGTTCTTCAAGAAGGTATCAACGAACTAGGTTCTATGGCTTCATGGGTTGCTGCTGCAACTTCATACAGCACAAACGATCTACCGATGATCCCGTTCTACATCTACTACTCAATGTTCGGTTTCCAACGTATTGGTGACATGGCATGGCTAGCAGGCGACCAACAAGCTCGTGGCTTCCTACTAGGTGCTACTGCAGGTCGTACAACACTGAACGGTGAAGGTCTACAGCACGAAGATGGTCACTCGCACATCCAAGCGAACACTATCCCTAACTGTATCTCTTACGACCCAACGTTCGCTTACGAGCTAGCAGTAATCATGCAAGACGGTATCCGTCGCATGTACGGTCCTGAGCAAGAGAACGTTTACTACTACCTAACAGTAATGAACGAGAACTACGCAATGCCAGCAATGCCAGAAGGCGCTGAAGAAGGCATCCGTAAGGGTATCTACAAGCTTGAATCTCACGCTGGTGCTAAGGGCAAAGTTCAACTAATGAGCTCTGGTACTATCATGAACGAAGCGCGTAAAGCCGCTGAAATTCTAAGCGAAGAGTACGGCGTAGCATCTGACGTATTCTCTGTAACGTCGTTCAACGAACTAACTCGTGACGGCCAAGCGGTAGAGCGTGACAACATGCTTCACCCAGAAGCTGAAGAGAAAGTACCGTACATCACGACTGTTCTTGGTAAAGAACCTGCAATCGCAGTGACTGACTACATGAAGAACTACGCTGAGCAAGTACGTGCGTACATGCCAACTGAGTCTTACAAAGTACTTGGTACAGATGGTTTCGGCCGCTCTGACAGCCGTGCAAACCTACGTCGTCACTTCGAAGTTAACGCTGGCTACATCGTAGTTGCAGCTCTAACTGAACTGGCTAAACGTGGTGACATCGAGAAATCAGTAGTTGTTGAAGCAATTGCTAAGTTCGATATCGACACTGAAAAAACTAACCCGCAATACGCATAA
- the can gene encoding carbonate dehydratase — MPEIKQLFENNSKWSEEIRSQRPEYFTTLEEGQSPGFLWIGCSDSRVPAERLTGLYSGELFVHRNVANQVVHTDLNCLSVVQYAVDVLKVKHIIVCGHYGCGGVNAAIDNPKLGLINNWLLHIRDNYLKYRKQIEGLPREQWGDKLCEINVAEQVYNLGNSTIMQNAWERGQDVEIHGVVYGIGDGKLQDLGVRCSSNDTLENSHLDALNKILTTPLLSQQS, encoded by the coding sequence ATGCCAGAGATTAAACAGCTTTTTGAAAACAACTCTAAATGGTCAGAAGAAATTAGATCTCAACGACCTGAGTATTTTACAACGCTTGAAGAGGGTCAAAGCCCTGGTTTTTTATGGATTGGCTGCTCAGATAGCCGTGTTCCGGCCGAGCGTCTCACTGGTTTGTACTCTGGCGAACTGTTTGTTCACCGAAATGTGGCAAACCAAGTGGTTCATACCGACCTAAACTGCCTCTCAGTGGTACAGTACGCCGTCGATGTACTCAAAGTTAAACACATCATTGTCTGCGGTCACTATGGCTGTGGCGGTGTTAACGCGGCGATTGATAACCCTAAACTTGGTCTTATCAACAACTGGTTACTGCACATCCGTGACAATTACCTAAAATACCGTAAGCAAATCGAGGGGCTTCCTCGTGAGCAATGGGGTGACAAGTTGTGCGAAATTAACGTCGCAGAACAGGTTTATAACCTAGGCAATTCAACCATTATGCAAAATGCGTGGGAGCGTGGCCAAGACGTTGAAATCCACGGTGTGGTTTATGGTATTGGCGATGGCAAGCTGCAGGACCTTGGCGTACGTTGCTCAAGTAACGATACCCTAGAGAACAGTCACTTAGATGCATTGAATAAGATCTTAACGACGCCTCTTCTTAGTCAACAAAGCTAG